The Salvelinus namaycush isolate Seneca chromosome 11, SaNama_1.0, whole genome shotgun sequence DNA window TTGCTGCGAAAATAAATACATCCTCGGACCTTCATACCATGCTGATACACAGTTGTCATTCAAGTTTGTGTCTTGCTCAAATAAAAGTACTGTgtttcaggggggggggggggggggtaagcatTTTTATTAGCATGAATGAGTGTTGTTGATGGAAGATCAGAAAACCATGGTTAACATATTTTATATCTCAATGTCTGTGTTAATACCTCCTTGTGAGAATAATTTCACAAACTTTGATAATGAATAACAATGAATTTGTATGCCATGGCTAGCTACTGCTTATCACTGCCTCTTCGTCATCAAATCACTTGACGGGATCTGAAGCCCCTCTTCCTATTGGCGGGCTGGTTTCTCGTGTAAAAACTAGTGACCCATTGAGTATTGTCCTTTTACGACCGTCCATCCTCTCCTGCAGCCAATGGAGCACCAGGCAAGAAGAAGAGGAACGCCCATACACGGACTAGCAACAAATATGGAGTATATGGAATTGTTATGCTAACTTGCGtgctagctaggtttccatcaagTATGCTTGATTATTCGATTCAACATAGTTTGATTATCTCAAACCGAATTTCACAAAAAAAACATCTCATGATTTGATTGTGTCATAGTCTACGCGAACTTGTAAACAACCAGCGGTTTCTTAGCTACGACAAAACACTGTCtagtagcaagctagctaacgttagtgagTTGCTAGATAGATATAACGGGTTGTCTAGTTAGCAAACTGGTGTTCTTGCTAGCTTTTCGAATACTTGTAAATTACTAGTAATTGATGCACACATTCCTTGTACTTTGTGCAATTTTGAATATTTCAGATAGCCAACGCTGTACAGCGTATTTAGCTTTAATTAAGCTCGCAAGCTACGCATGTTCgtgttactgtagctaacatTTTCCACGCGCATCAGCTAACGCATCATATTTTAGTTTGTCTTTCTGTGGTAGAAAGCCACCATGGATAAGGTAACGTCTTTTTCTTTTATGTAGCTTTCAAGCTAAAAATATTGTGTTTACAGTTGAAGGCTAGCTAACTAAGTTACCCTGTTTTGACTATGAACTAGTTCAATTTTGGCCCTGTGTTTACTTGTTCGTCATCAAGCTGGTTTAGCTAACAGAATATGACAGCTAGAAAAAAGAAAGTTTAATAATATATGTTTAACGTTATGTTGTCCCTCGATAGCTACTTATCTAATGTATTATCTAGTTAGCTAGGGCAATGTCATTTGGGTAGGTATCGCAATTGTTCAGTTGGCTACCCAGGAAGATATTTCCCAATCCCAATGTTCAGAATTAAGTATCCTAAAAAGCTAAAGTAACGTTAGTCAGCTAGGTTCATTTCTCACATTTGCATTCTTTCCTAAACAGGCAGAGTTTTTAAAAGGACTACCTGTCTACAACAAAAGCAATTTCAGCAGATTTCATGCAGACTCTGTCTGCAAAGCGTCAGTAAGTGTCTTCCTGCCCTTAGTTCTGTATGTCAAAGCAATTCCAAATTAATGTGATTGTTTTTGCGTTGTCACCTGAGAGCATGAATTGCTAATGGACAAAATAGATATTGAATTTAGTGCCAACCAATGCATATTGTAATTGGTCTTTATATTTCTCACCTCTTGTTTGGGTTAGTCAGTTAGTGGACACATACTTGATTTAGACTCTTTCTCACCTATTTCTGTATGTCTTTCAGAACCGGAGGCCCTCTGTGTATCTCCCAACTCGGGAGTATCCATCAGAACAGAGTGAGTGTCCCATCAGATTCAAATGATACTCTGTTCTCACAGTATATGCGTGCTAGTGTGTACTTCAGATCTGAATGTTGTGTAGTTTGACTGATAAAGGTTACACATTATTGATTAGCCTTTAGACCCAACGTTGAATTGTATTGGATTCAATAGAAGGATAGTTTAACTTTACTGGTTGTCCATGTGGTTGGTCCTTTTGCAGGTAGGAATGTGAGacaatatatccacaggaaagtataatTACATCAACTTTTCAAAGCGCTGGCAGTGTGTTCAGATTTCGATCACCTGAAGCATGCGCAGAACCATGTATACACGTGCACGAGCTCGGGAAGTATGCATGTGTCTCGTGCATGTATTTTTATCACCTGAAACGCATGCTTCAGGTGATAGTAATCTGAACGCATTACCAACGGTTGAAAAGTTTATGTAATTATACTTTCCTGTTGATATATTGTCTCACATTCCTACCTGCAAAAGGACCAACCACATGGACAACCAGTAAAGTAAGTTAActcattttattcaacattctgtcTTGTAGAGGATACTTTCCTCATCCAAACGCTCAttgatatacagtaccggtcaaaagtttggacacacctactcattcaagggtttttattttttttactattttcttcattgtagaataatagtgaagacatcacaactatgaaataacacaaatggaatcatgtagtaaccaaaacagtgttaaacaaatcaaaatatatttgagattcttcaaagtagccatcctttgccttgatgacagcgttgcacactcttggcattctctcaaccggcttcacctggaatgctttttcaacagtcttgaaggagttcccacatatgctgagcacttgttggctgcttttccttcattccaaagtccaactcatcccaaaccatctcaattgggttgaggttgggtgattgtggaggacaggtcatctgatgcatcactcctccttggtcaaatagcccttacacagcctggaggtgtgttttgagtcattgtcctgttgaaaaacaaatgatagtcacatTAAGCGCAAACGAAATGGGATGGCGTACcgctgaagaatgctgtggtagccatgctggttaagtgtgccttgaattttaaatcaatcacagacagtgtcaccagcaaagcaccatcacacctcctctatCTCTTCCTATCTTGGcattttctgaattgactgaccttcatgtcttaaagtaatgatgggtttctctttgcttatttgagctgttcttgccataatatgaacttggtcttttaccaagtagggctctcttctgtataccacccataccttgtcacaacacaactgattggctcaaacgtattaagaaggaaagaaattccacaaatgaacttttaacaatgtacacctgttaattgaaatgcattccaggtgactacctaataaagctggttgagagaataccaagagtgtgcaaagcgttcaacaaggcaaagggtggctattttgaagaatgtCACATATTAAAAtagatttagatttgtttaacagttttttttggttactatatgatgctatacgtgttatttcatagttttgatgtcttcattattattctaaaatgtagaaaatagtcaaaattaagaaaaaacctagaatgagtaggtgtgtccaaacttttgactggtactataatTGAAATGTCCATCTGTGTAATGCGTGCCATACAAATTCTGAACATCAGCAGATAAAACTGCTTTATGCATATATTCCAATTCCGGTATACAAGTGTGTTATTTGCTGACCTAGCAAAGTTAATTACAGTatagaaatagtaaaaataaagaaaaacactttgaatgagtaggtgtgtcaacttttgactggtactgtacattctcTTGTGATTTATATTGTTTTTTGATCTGATATTTCTTCTTCTAAGTCATTGTCACAGAGAAGACAAATATCCTACTGAGATATCTTCACCAACAGTGGGACAAAAAGGTAAAATATTGGGGAAGTTGATACCTTCCTAAGGCATTGTTTCTTCACATGATATAGACACTGTATTGCTGTTTACTGTAGGTTAGCTAGTTTTCCAACCCCTCTCTGTATTTTGTCTCGACAGAATGCGGCCAAAAAGCGGGAGCAGGAGCAAGCTGAGGGGGAGAACACTGCACCCCCGCGGAAAATTGCCAGAACCGACAGTCGGGAATTAAATGAGGACTCATAGAGTGCTGTACACACACAGAACTACAGATAAAGAAGCACACAGGCAAAGTTGCATTTGACAGACAGGACATACCACTTCCTACATCGTACAACATGATCTTGGGATGTTGACAGTTTTGtctttgtattttatttacattAGCATTCTTTTCTTTTCCCTTAACTGTCCTTTTTATAAGTCTTCGATTGGCACATAGCTGAAAAGCTCTGTCTTCATAACAATAACATTACCTCCTCCACCCTAGGACTCATATTTAATTGTTGCTTGACCATGTTTTTACGTGAGGAGCATTTTCAGTGCCCTTGTTGGCTTTCATTAGTTTACTTGTACTATATGTGTATTTTGAACTGCATGTTTTAAAGTCATGTCCATTTAATCAATTAAGTTCTATGCTATTTATGTACATCCTTCTGGGCTTGGAGTAAATAGAATATTGTCCCCACAGCCTCTTATTTTAGTTTGAGATAAATGCGATGACGAAGGTATACCATAACACTGAAGGATGCTTGTGAGATCCCCAACAATTATTACAGTTACTGAAAAGGGAAGACTGTGTATAGACTTCAGATTGAATTAGTCTCAGGTTGTTGTGGGGAATGCTGCCTCAGAAGGCTGCATTCCTGAAAGTGTTGATGTCACCTAGTTTGAGTGATTTAATTGCCTTAATGGAAATGTTTCTTGATCAGTTAAGGACCCTCCCTCTGTTTACATTGTGACGACAGTGGAGGAAATGCACACACTGTTGAGTTAAGGAGGGGATTAGTGGTGTGAATATGGAGAATGCTCCCACATGCTCATATTGGGGCAAACCCTTCTACAGTATAAAAACAGACCAATTTTGCAGCAATACATAACACACAATGCTCGATGTTTGTCAATGTGCATAAACGTTGTTTCCCCGTAGACGTGCTACAATCTACCACTAGCAGCTAGATTGTCATCACATCTAGAAAAGTTATCTTGATGCAGATAAGTGTCTGGATAGTATAGGGAAGTGGACTTACCTGACTCTTAACATGGCATGGCTCCACAAGTAAAAGCATAGCTGCTGAGTTGCAACTTAGCTCAATCGATCTGTGTGAACCTATAGGATATGCCTTGCTAAAAGGACTTAAGTCAACATGTGGGGTAAATGTGCCATTCAGGTGTATAGAATCTTGTCTCAAAAGTAACCCGCTGATGTTAAACTGTTAATGTGGGGCATAGTTTGACCAATGTAAATACTAAAATGGGGCGTATTGTTCCGGATAtgctctctatatccctctgttGCTATTTACAATGATCTGATAGTGTAGTTGTGAATCCTGTCCAAAACTATGGGCTGTGTATACATGGTTTGTTACCTTAGACCATTATCAGGTAATAGTTCAAGGACTCGCAGTGTCCAGAACCTTTAGATCATTAGATAATCATATCTTACCTGAAACAGTCACACTTAATTGTTGTTTGAAAGCATGTACAGTATAAACTCTGCAGGCCATATGTTTTAGGTGGCGTCAGCTCATCTTGTTTGAGGTGATCTTGAGGCTGGCTGACGATCAGCTACCATTATGTTCCTTGGTGATGCTAGCTGTCTACATGTGTTAATGTTGAGAATTATTTTTTGATAAAGTAAGTTAACCTTAATAGACATTGTGTGCTGTGATTTAAACTGTGTGAATGTGGGGCTTGGCACATTCACATAGTTTAAATCGCAGCACACAATGTCTATTAAGGTCATCACGCTGTTTACTATTGAGAATTGAACGAAGGAGTCCTTCATCTTActttataaaaaaacaaacacattctcaACATTAACACATAGGCAGCTCGCATCACCAAGGAACAGAATGGTAACTGATCGTCAGCTAGACTGAATTCATATGGAAATGACCCTCTGAAAAGATGTTCTCAATAAAGTTACCTGGCTATTGTGTTGATTTGCTTATGAATGTTTGTTTCTACTGAGCATCTGTGAGGTATGTTTTTTTTCTCATGTTGGAATTCACTGAAACATATTTCGTATACACATAAAGGTGGCTAGTCAAGAATGTAACTACACACGGTAGGAATAGGCAGGCTACATGATAAAGAAGTCGCCATGCTAGCTCATGTTATAGTTATATGTGCGAATCCGCTCCTACCTGGAGGGGATATACCTGAAGGGGAGCCTGCTTATTAGTCGCCACACACACCTGTCAACTAATCAACCAGATCACCAACTCCTGAAAGGGGTGGGGCTAGCCCTTTAAATACCCCGTCTGCAGTGGTTAAGTCCTCTCAACCAAACAGCACGGACCACTAGAGGAGTTATTGACTACAGTACCAGGTCGCTACATCTATCAAATCATCATCTGTTACACCGTCTGAAGCCCTTGTAACAggattgcttccgtccctctccttgccccaacTTGGGCCTGAACCaaggaccttctgcacacatcgacaacagtcaccaTCGTTACCTATCACTTCACAAACTctgcagcccttgcagagcaagagaAACAACTAGGCCTACTTCAAGGTCTGAGTGAGAGACGTCacccgattgaaacgctactagcgcgcactgctaactagctagccatttgaCACTGGTTACACCTACAAAGACACAATCTATTCAATAAAAGGTCAACAGGCTACCCTATCCATGTGTTCTTGCAGACATATCCATCTAAAATCTAATTCCAAAAtctttggcattaatatggagttggtccccctttgctgctgtaacagcctccactcttctgggaaggctttcggctaaatgttggaacattgctgcggagacttgcttccattcagccacaagcgcattagtgaggtcaggcactgatgttgggcgattaggcctggctcgcagtcggcgttccaattcatccctaaggtgtttgatagggttgaggtcagggttctgtgcaggccaatcaagttcgatctcaacaaaccatttctgtatggacctcactttgtgcacggggcattgtcatgctgaaacaggaaaggtcattccccaaactgttgccacaatggcggtgagctttacaccactcaaacCGACgcatggcattgcgcatggtgatcttagacttgtggtCCCGACTAACTGTTATAGTGCTGATGTTgcttacagaggcagtttggaactcggtagttagtgttgcaaccaaggacagatgatttttatgcgctaagcgcttcagcactcagcggtcccattctgtgagcttgtgtgatctaccacttcgcagctgagcttttgttgctcctagatgtttccacttgtTGCACTTCACAGTTCCACAATAAAAGCacgtacagttgaccggggcagctttagcagggcagaaatttgataaacttactagttggaaaggtggcatcctgtgatagtgctcttcagtaaggccattttactgccaatgtttgtcaatggagattgcatggctgtgtccacatacttttgtatatatatagtgtattctatTTTATATCATGGTTATCATCCTTGGTGTGGTAGAATGTGTTCAAAACGTGATGCATTACATTTCCTCTGGTCTCATGAAGTTTATTGGAGTGTGTTTTGCATCGAGGTACATTCACTATTTCATGTAATAAAATAATTAATAGAAAAACAAAGTTAAGAAAAATAGAATATCTGTCAGTCACAGTGAATGTTGTACTCATTCTGTACTATTGCAGGAATATAAGATGTCTTTGGCTTATAAGGTGCTGAATAAGACATTTATTTCAGGCATGCAGATGTTTCGCCATGCTTTTTACACATCAAATCTGATGAATGGAAAGACAAAATATGGGATGGAATAAACTGCCATCCAGATCTTACAGAATTGCTTCATGATGATCAGAACCACAAGTCATGCAGTCTTATAACTGCATTTAGTTATGGTACTATGGCGGGCCTCATTCAAGGGGGTAAACTGTTACAATTTGTACATAGTATCCACTTAGGGTGTCAGTATATAGAACAGATATAGCCTATATTCACTGTCATATCATTTGGATGGTGGAGAATGAACCCAAAACCTGACCTTACATTCTGACCTTACATTACATCTTAGCTTATTTAGTTTATTCAGTATGACCTAAACCATGTTGACATGTTAACAAGAATAACAAGTTATTGTTCTCTGCATCCCTTTCTTACATTTTACATATTGCCATGATGATTGACTAACACTTGGAGCCAGAAGTGTCAGTATCGTTAGATTGTCTTGcttctcccctctcgctctcagATGAGGGTAACAACTCGCCTGAGGGAGTTGTATTCAGGTCCTGCCTGGTGGGCTGACTGTTAGGAGTCGTTTGAGGGATAGCATCGCCTGGTTTGGAGGGCTGAGGCCCGTTCGCACACACCACTGCCCCCTCTGATCTGCTAAAGCTGAACAGCTTCCCTGGGCTGAAGGTCCTGTTGGGGGACTGGGACCTCTCCTGGTTCACGGACGCAGCCGTCACCACGGTCCCCGGTATTGGTGTTACCGACAACAGCTCCTTCTTCAACTCCGGAGACTTCCGGAACTTGAAGCTGAGGAAGCCTGCTAGTTTGGCTTCTCCCCCGGTTGGGGACTGAGGGGAGAGGGCCGTGCCCGAGGAGAACTTCCCCTGCTGGGGGAAGATCTGCTTGAGCTTCATCACATTGCTGTTACCTAGCAGAGAGCTGGGTCTCTTGGGCTTGTCCACAGGCTTCCACTGGGTCTTGTCATGGTGGTGCTGGTTGTCAGCCTTGTGGTACTCGCTTTCCTGCTGGGCCTCGGCCTGGAGCTCCACCTGACGCTGCAGCTCCACCTCCTCAAGCTGCCTCCTCAGCTGCTGCTGGGAGTGCTGCTGGGCCTGACGTTCGTGCTTCTGCATATGAACAAGGTAATACTGTATGTATAATATGTGGCAGAAAGAAAGCAGACTTGGCAGGCAACACTATctgtaaccacgtttccatccacagtttttatgcgtgTAAAGTCATATATCATATTATATTATATCATAAGTTTCAGTGTAATTTTCTAAATGCCgacagatcatttgttcattcGACATGATGGgttctttttgtgtcggtaaaatgtattatgtgggaaatggtggtggaaatgcctttatatacgcaaatattgatataataaccatcacatcaTCGTCAATTTGGAGACACCCGATGATATGGTATGTGGTCCttccactacgactcgggaaacagtttattaggctacactACAGTTTGTTAGGTCGGCACTACTCGCTGCCATTTCCGACTCACTCTTCCATGCCGAAACTCCAGCCATGTCTTCCTTCAAAAACACAACAGCCCAAGAAAGTTTTCTTCTTAGGCCTTGGATATCAATCACCGTTTAGTCCACTTTTATCCATGGATTAGCAACATTTTACTTCTCATTCTGAACAAGTCATATGACATTACATGCATGCACTTCCGTCTGCTCTGGACTTTACATCGAGAGCCATGATTTCCTCTCGACGTCTTTCCTACTTCAAACTTTGTATTTCGGCGGGTTTTTGGACAAACGTCAGTGGTGCGTGAAAACATCAccataacatgctgaccacaccactcTCATTACGTGTCCGAGcactgcaaaataaatgtacacaatacatgttattcaataatttcatccaaactgctcgcGAGCGTCTGCATAGCCAGGCACTAAAATATAATTTGGTTCTATTTTTGACGCTtgacgcgctgcaagtcccgcctctacCAACTCCTCATTGGTTTTAAAAGCATTTaaccacatgggtgattgaaagctgAACTGAGGTCCATACTctagtccagttggtggtggcaatgcaccttaaagttggttgccaaccgccatataaagtccaaagaagaagaagaagcctgaaggaggagagattactagaaacaaactcagTTTACCATTTTATCTATGGATTAATTGTCAGGgcagaggaccttgtgcatttcaggtaaaataacaccccaatgtttatatcccaggacaaattagctagcagcagcaagctagctagctagctaaattgccattaatatttaatgcttttcgacctgtccccaaattaatatagttggttcagagttcggtttgatatttcaacctgcgtgtcctgatcgcgtctggtgtaggtggacaaaatcaacatgcgcgcgaGTGaactgaggtgcagttaattgacgatttctgaggctggttactctaatgaacttaacctctgcagcagaggtaactctgggtcttcctttcctgtggcgttcctcatgagagccagtttaatcatagcgcttgatcatttttgcgactgcacttgaagaaactttaaaagttcttgacattttctggattgactgaccttcatgtcttaaagtaatgatggactgttgtttctcttgacttatttgacctgttcttgccataatatggacttggtcttttactaaatagggctatcttctgtataccaac harbors:
- the LOC120055791 gene encoding DET1- and DDB1-associated protein 1-like, whose protein sequence is MDKAEFLKGLPVYNKSNFSRFHADSVCKASNRRPSVYLPTREYPSEQIIVTEKTNILLRYLHQQWDKKNAAKKREQEQAEGENTAPPRKIARTDSRELNEDS